Within the Dechloromonas denitrificans genome, the region CCGCGCCGACCGTGCCGGCCGCCGCCTTGCCGATGGTGTCGGCATTGGCTTCGACGCCGAACTGTTTGATGTCGGTCACCCGATCGTAGAAGCTGCCCTTGTCCCAGAAACCTTCCTCGGAACAGCCGATACAGCCGTGGCCCGACTGGACCGGCCAGGAGACGCCGCCGTTCCAGCGCATCGAGGAACAGGCGTTGTAGGTGGTCGGGCCCTTGCAGCCCATCTTGTACAGGCAGTAGCCCTTGCGCGCCGCCTCGTCGTCCCAGCTCTCGACGAACTGGCCGGCGTCGAAGTGGCCGCGGCGGTAGCACTTGTCGTGGATGCGCTGGCCGTAGAACATCTTCGGCCGGCCCTGGCGGTCGAGTTCGGGAATGCGGTCGAAAGTCAGCATGTAGGTGACGACGCCGGTCATCACCTCGGCGATCGGCGGACAGCCCGGCACGTTGATGATCGGCTTGCCGGTAATCACCTTGTGCACCGGCGTCGCCCGCGTCGGATTCGGCTTGGCGGCCTGGACGCAGCCGTAGGAGGCGCAGGCGCCCCAGCTGATGATCGCCTTGGCATCGGCGCAGGTTTCCTTCAGCACTTCGACGAAGGGACGGCCGCCGTGGATGCAGAACATGCCGTCCTCGTTGAGCGGCGGATTGCCTTCGACGGCGACGATGTAGTTGCCCTTGTACTTTTTCTTGACCTCTTCGATGATCGCCTCGGCCTGGTGGCCGGCCGCCGCCATCAGCGTGTCGTCGTAATCGAGGGAGAGCATCGAGAGCACGACATCCTTGGTCAGCGGGTGCGCCGAACGGATGAAGGACTCCGAGCAACAGGTGCATTCCAGACCGTGCAGCCAGATCACCGGCGTACGCGCCTTGGTTTCCAGCGCATGGGCAATGCGCGGTGCGGCAGCGCTGCCCAGGCCGAGCGAAGTGGCAGTCAGGCTGCAGAATTTCAGGAAACTGCGCCGGGTGATACCCTGCCGGCGCAGCACTTCATAGAATGTCTCGGTCACGTGCAATCTCCCGTTGTTGTGTCGTATTGCCGGATACAATCAACGCAAGGCGCGTGCCACTCACTGTAATTCTTGCTTTTATCGATATGAATCAATACATTCGCCGCGGCTGGCCGATGCCCCCGCGCGGTTTGGCCGGGACCGCAAAGTGATTAGCAAAATTGCAGAGTGGAAATCAAGATTACACCGCCATTCATCGTTCCACCGGCCCTCACGCCACGCCAACCGGCTCCTGCCGCTCACCCTAGAATCAACGAATGACTACGTCCAGAATCATTGACCTGATCAGCTGCCACAGCGGTTGCGTATCCCCGGCGGCAACCCTGGGCGAAGCTGCGGCACTGATGATCGACAAACGTATTTCCTCGGTGATCGTCGTCGATCATGGGCAGGCCGTCGGCATTCTGACCGAAGGCGACCTGCTGCACGCGATGCGCGAGCATCGGGCGATGCAGATCCCGGCCAGCGCGGTGATGACCTCGCCGGTCCATTGCGTCCCGGCCGCCACGGATTTTCGCGAGGCCTACCGCACCGGCGCCCGCCTCGGCATACGCCACATCGTCGTCACCGACGAAAACGGACTGCCGGTCGGCGTCGCCAGCGAATCTGAATTCCGCCGCCACCTCGGGCCGGACTTCTTCCGCCATCTGAACGATGTCGACGCGTTGATGGACCGCCTGTTCCCGCGCCTGCCGCCCGACGCCTCGCTCGATGCGGCATTGGGCGCCATGGAAGCCTCCCGGGCCAGCTGCGCCGTGGTCGTCGACGGCCGGCGGCCGGTCGGCATCCTGACCGAGCGCGATGTCGTCCGGCTGTTTTTGAAAGCCGAAGACAATCCGCCACTTTCCGAGGTAATGACCCAACCGGCCATCACCATCGGCGAGCATCATTCGCTGGCCGAAGCCGCGGCAAAAATGAACGAATGCGGCATTCGCCATCTGGTCGTGGTCAACGCGGCCGGCCATGCCGTCGGCCTGCTCTCCGAACACACGCTGATGCGCCCGCTGGAAATCGATCTGGTCGACGATGCCCTGGCCGAACGCCTATCGCTGACCGAGTCGCGCGACTCGGCGCTGTTGCGCACGGCGCGCAACGAGCGCTACCAGCGCGCCCTGCTCGACAATTTCCCGTTTCCGGTCTGGCTCAAGGACACCGAATCGCGCTTTCTCGCCGTCAATCGCTATCTGGCCGAGGCGCTCGACCAAGCCTCGAACGAGGACCTGATCGGCAAGACCGACCTGCACTTCTCGCCCCCGGAACTGGCCGCCCGCTACCAGGCCGACGACAGCGAAGTGATGACCGGCCGGTGCGCCAAGATCATTCACGAGACGCTGCTCGTGCAT harbors:
- a CDS encoding hydrogenase small subunit, which codes for MTETFYEVLRRQGITRRSFLKFCSLTATSLGLGSAAAPRIAHALETKARTPVIWLHGLECTCCSESFIRSAHPLTKDVVLSMLSLDYDDTLMAAAGHQAEAIIEEVKKKYKGNYIVAVEGNPPLNEDGMFCIHGGRPFVEVLKETCADAKAIISWGACASYGCVQAAKPNPTRATPVHKVITGKPIINVPGCPPIAEVMTGVVTYMLTFDRIPELDRQGRPKMFYGQRIHDKCYRRGHFDAGQFVESWDDEAARKGYCLYKMGCKGPTTYNACSSMRWNGGVSWPVQSGHGCIGCSEEGFWDKGSFYDRVTDIKQFGVEANADTIGKAAAGTVGAAIAAHAAVTALARARQKAGETEEHKGEK